A stretch of Anaerolineales bacterium DNA encodes these proteins:
- a CDS encoding sugar ABC transporter permease produces MQYRKHEPWLYLAPALVMLLAVFGYPFVRLVILSLQRTQAGVPAFVGLTNYQLLFRDDVFLQAVRNNLKLLLTVPVTVGLALVLAVFLFERIMGWRLYRMTLFLPYLLPITAVGLVFSYIFQLSGVLNDLLEAIGAGVLAQDWLGSTTLALPTVMFVIIWKEVGFGVVLFLARLMSVEEELFDAARVDGANWWQLQRHVTIPQLATVIEFFTVISIITVLSWVFGYVFVMTGGGPGNATMVTELYVYLMGFRYNQMNMASAVSVLLLLVTGVFIFLELRLRERSDLGLTS; encoded by the coding sequence ATGCAGTATCGCAAGCACGAGCCCTGGTTGTATCTGGCGCCCGCGCTCGTCATGTTGCTGGCCGTGTTCGGATATCCTTTCGTCCGTCTGGTCATCCTGAGCCTCCAGCGAACCCAGGCAGGCGTCCCGGCCTTCGTCGGGCTGACGAACTACCAGCTGCTGTTTCGGGATGATGTCTTCCTACAGGCGGTGCGCAACAACCTGAAGCTGCTGCTCACCGTCCCGGTGACGGTTGGGCTGGCGCTGGTGCTTGCGGTCTTTCTGTTTGAGCGCATCATGGGATGGCGCCTGTATCGCATGACGCTTTTCCTGCCCTACCTGCTGCCGATCACTGCCGTCGGGCTGGTCTTCTCCTACATCTTTCAGCTAAGCGGCGTGCTCAACGACTTGCTCGAGGCCATTGGGGCGGGGGTGTTGGCCCAGGACTGGCTGGGGAGCACAACGCTGGCGCTTCCGACAGTGATGTTCGTCATCATCTGGAAGGAGGTCGGCTTCGGCGTCGTGCTCTTCCTGGCGCGGCTGATGTCGGTCGAGGAGGAGCTGTTTGACGCTGCGCGCGTCGACGGCGCCAACTGGTGGCAGCTGCAGCGACATGTCACCATCCCGCAGCTTGCGACGGTGATCGAATTCTTCACCGTGATATCGATCATCACCGTGCTGTCGTGGGTCTTCGGCTATGTGTTCGTCATGACCGGCGGCGGGCCGGGGAACGCCACCATGGTCACGGAACTGTATGTCTACCTGATGGGCTTCCGCTACAACCAGATGAATATGGCCTCGGCGGTCTCCGTCCTGCTCCTGCTGGTGACGGGCGTCTTCATCTTCCTTGAACTCCGGTTGCGCGAGCGCAGCGACCTGGGGCTGACATCATGA
- a CDS encoding carbohydrate ABC transporter permease has product MRSARRRAQALSGSLLRQLVVIFFTVLALFPLYFMLVSSLKSKADYLENKFNLPPHPIIDNFLTAFAGEKFLIRFANSTILTVGSVALSLLIACLAAYAFARMQFPGKRTLFNLMLSLMVIPPVVMVVPLFVTMVRLGLVNTYQGAILIYIGLLLPFSVYMMTNFFQTIPREIVEAARIDGCSSFGVFTRILMPLSAPAVITLTVVNSLWVWNELLIALIFLQRDEMKTLMVGIASMRSRIYVDIPATMAGLLVATIPIVVLYLFGQRYFIRGLIGGAVK; this is encoded by the coding sequence ATGAGGTCGGCACGCCGGCGGGCGCAGGCTCTCTCGGGCAGCCTGCTCCGGCAGCTGGTGGTCATCTTCTTTACGGTGCTGGCCTTGTTCCCGCTGTACTTCATGCTGGTGTCCTCGCTGAAGAGCAAGGCGGACTACCTGGAGAACAAGTTCAACCTGCCGCCTCATCCGATCATTGACAATTTCCTGACCGCCTTCGCCGGCGAGAAGTTCCTCATCCGGTTCGCCAACAGCACCATCCTGACCGTGGGCTCGGTGGCCCTCTCCCTGTTGATCGCCTGCCTGGCGGCATACGCCTTCGCCCGAATGCAGTTCCCCGGTAAGCGCACGCTTTTCAACCTGATGCTGTCGCTGATGGTCATCCCGCCGGTGGTCATGGTGGTCCCACTGTTTGTGACCATGGTGCGCTTGGGGTTGGTTAACACCTACCAGGGCGCCATCCTGATCTACATTGGTCTTCTGCTGCCCTTCTCGGTCTACATGATGACCAACTTCTTTCAGACCATCCCGCGGGAGATCGTGGAGGCGGCGCGCATCGATGGTTGCTCCAGCTTCGGGGTCTTCACCCGCATTCTGATGCCGTTGTCGGCGCCGGCGGTGATCACCCTGACCGTGGTCAACTCCCTGTGGGTCTGGAATGAGCTGCTGATCGCCCTGATCTTCCTGCAGCGGGACGAGATGAAGACACTGATGGTCGGCATCGCCTCGATGCGCTCGCGGATCTACGTCGACATCCCGGCCACAATGGCCGGACTGCTGGTGGCGACGATCCCGATCGTGGTGCTGTACCTGTTTGGCCAGCGGTACTTCATCCGCGGCCTGATCGGCGGAGCGGTCAAGTAA
- a CDS encoding trimethylamine methyltransferase family protein, producing the protein MKTGMRGGSLKILSEDEVEQLHQAALSLLRDPGLFSESSLFLDVFAKGGADVDRDARIIRLPADMVEAAIDSAPSSFVLHGRHDDANSLLLEPGRVYYGMGGTSEPQFFDYQLGRARQPTKQDMVASTRLGQALPNIDFVQTLCMAGDYPTGQIFFHDFDAIFRNTSKPTVINILERPFTQHLLEMAAAASGGEEALRTSPSVLGIVTPVSPLKIAIMNEGLIDVVQAGVPVLYSPGPLMGATAPATVAGTTVLTMAEVLFGVVLTQLIRPGAPVVLKPDTDVFDMRTTQVTYGSPEQNLGKLAVIQMAHRYRIPIYGLGGGVEAKFPDAEAASEAAMEMLLNGLAGMTLSQSLGTLAFGMYGSQEMAVICDEIVSSIRRVLDGIAVNDDTLALDVIREVGFGGSFLQHDHTVRHFRREMYFPKLFKRQSIDEWVAAGAKMAHEVAHERVVEILSKAGPATLPPSADKALDEALKRAVAWAEKQSARR; encoded by the coding sequence ATGAAAACCGGCATGCGCGGCGGCTCGCTCAAGATCCTGTCGGAGGACGAGGTCGAGCAGCTCCATCAGGCCGCACTCTCCTTGCTGCGGGACCCTGGCCTGTTCAGCGAATCGTCCCTGTTCCTTGATGTCTTCGCCAAGGGCGGGGCCGACGTCGACCGGGACGCCCGCATCATCCGCCTTCCCGCCGATATGGTGGAAGCCGCCATCGATTCCGCCCCCTCCAGCTTCGTCCTGCACGGACGCCACGACGACGCCAACAGCCTGCTACTCGAGCCGGGCCGCGTCTACTACGGCATGGGCGGAACGTCGGAGCCGCAGTTCTTCGACTACCAGCTGGGCCGCGCCCGCCAGCCGACCAAGCAGGACATGGTGGCGAGCACACGCCTTGGACAGGCCCTGCCCAACATCGATTTCGTCCAAACCCTGTGCATGGCGGGTGACTACCCGACCGGACAAATCTTCTTCCATGATTTCGACGCCATCTTCCGCAACACCAGCAAGCCCACGGTGATCAACATCCTCGAGCGGCCGTTCACCCAGCACCTGCTGGAGATGGCTGCTGCCGCCTCAGGCGGCGAAGAGGCCTTGCGCACGTCCCCCAGCGTGCTGGGCATTGTCACGCCGGTCTCGCCCTTGAAGATCGCCATCATGAACGAGGGGCTCATCGACGTCGTGCAAGCCGGCGTCCCGGTGCTGTACTCGCCCGGACCGCTGATGGGTGCCACGGCGCCGGCAACGGTCGCCGGCACGACTGTGCTGACAATGGCCGAGGTCCTCTTCGGGGTCGTTTTGACCCAGCTGATCCGTCCGGGAGCTCCGGTCGTGCTCAAGCCCGACACCGATGTGTTCGACATGCGCACGACGCAGGTGACCTACGGAAGCCCGGAGCAGAACCTGGGCAAGCTGGCCGTCATTCAGATGGCCCATCGCTACCGCATCCCGATCTACGGCCTGGGCGGAGGCGTGGAAGCCAAGTTCCCCGACGCCGAAGCCGCATCCGAGGCCGCCATGGAGATGCTGCTGAACGGACTGGCGGGGATGACGCTCTCCCAGAGCCTGGGGACGCTGGCCTTCGGGATGTACGGATCCCAGGAGATGGCGGTCATCTGCGACGAGATCGTCAGCTCCATCCGGCGGGTCCTGGATGGGATCGCCGTCAACGACGACACGCTCGCCCTGGACGTCATCCGTGAGGTCGGGTTCGGCGGCAGCTTTCTGCAGCACGACCACACGGTCCGGCACTTCCGCCGGGAGATGTACTTCCCCAAGTTGTTCAAGCGGCAGAGCATCGACGAGTGGGTCGCCGCCGGGGCGAAGATGGCACACGAGGTCGCCCACGAGCGGGTGGTCGAGATCCTGAGCAAGGCCGGCCCCGCAACGCTTCCCCCGTCCGCCGACAAGGCGTTGGACGAGGCGCTGAAGCGGGCGGTCGCCTGGGCCGAGAAGCAGTCCGCACGGAGGTGA